Genomic segment of Prosthecobacter debontii:
TTCGGCCATCCGCTGGATTCGCCTCAATGCGGTCGAGTTAGGCATCAACCCAGGCAAGATCGTCGGTGTCGGCGGTAGCGGTGGGGCCCATGCCATTACCTCAGCAGCCCTGTTGAGTGGCTTTGATGACCCGGCAGATATCCTGGATAGCAGTCCTGCCCCGAACGCCTTGGTTCTCTTCAACCCCGTGCTGGATACTTCGAAGAAAGGCTTTGGCCTGGATCGCTTCCCAGATGCTGGTGTCGCTAAAGACGCTAATCTGATTCGCGCCATTCGCCCAGGGTTACCCCCGATGCTGATCATGCATGGCACGGCTGACCGAGTGGTTCCTTTTGGCGGCACCTATGAGTTTGCCCGCAAGGCCTCCAAGAAAAAGAACTTCTGCCGTCTTATCGAATTTGAAGGACAGGGTCATGGCTTCTTCAACTTCAACCTCTCTTTCGAGATGTATGAAGCCACGCTGATGGCCATGGATGAGTTCTTTGTCGAGCTCGGTTTCCTCGAACCCGATCCCGATGCAGGATTGGGCAGAGCGGAGTGAAGCCTTTCCGTGACGACAAGCGTTTGTTTCGAGTGACGCTGTGCTGCGGATTTAAGAGCCTAAATTGCTCATGGTGAAGGTTTCTCGCTTGAATCCCTCAGCGGCGCACGTTTAAAGCCAGCCCCGCACCATGATTTTAGCAGCACTGCCCGAACCCAGCCGCTTTGGCGATGTCTTGATGGCCTTTTTGAGCATCCTTTTCGAAGGAGCTCCCTACATCATGATCGGGACCCTGCTTTCCGGGCTCATTGATGCTTTCCTGCCTGCGAAGCTCTTGGATCGTGTCCTACCGCGAAACAAGGTTCTCTCCACCCTCATCGCTGGTTTCTTGGGCCTGATCTTCCCGGTCTGTGAGTGTGCCGTGGTGCCTGTCATCCGCCGTCTGGTGAAAAAGGGGCTGCCGCTTTCCTGCGCCCTCTCTTACATGCTGGCCGCGCCGATCATGAACCCTATCGTGGCCGTCAGTACACTCACGGCTTTCAAGGAGTTTGAGAAAATCACAGGTTTCAGCACCCTGGGAAATGCGAGCATGACCATCGCTCGTCTCTCCCTGGGTTATCTAGTCGCGGTCATCGTCGGGTTGGTCGTTCTGCGTTTCAAGCCCGCGCAACTCCTCAAACCCAGCATCGCCAACAGCATTGAGCCCTCTGGAGACGACGCTTCGGCGGGGCATAGTCACGCGCCTAAATCCAGCTTCAATGGCAAGCTCGTGCATGCCTTCCGCACAGCGATGGGCGATTTCCTGGACACAGGGATGTATTTCACCATCGGGGTCATCATCACTTCGGTATTCAATACCCAGGTGGACCAGAGCATCCTCGACAACGTCGCCAAAAACGGGCTTCTGGCCATTCCCTCGATCATGGGGCTGGCGTTCATTCTGTCTCTGTGCAGCACCTCCGATGCCTTCATTGCTGCGCCGATGGCCGCGTTCTCCATGGGCGCTAAACTGGCCTTCCTGGTCTTTGGCCCGATGATGGACATCAAGCTGATGTTCATGTATGCTGCCGTGTTCAAACGCCGCATGGTCATCGCCATGTTGCTTGGCACGGCCCTCCTCATCGCCGTTCTGGCTGAACCTTGGACGGCACTGGTTCAACTTCTTCAAAACACCCCTTCCAAGCCATGAGTGGAACACGCACCCTCGTTCATCTCATCAGCGTCTCCATCCTTTTCGTCTGGAGCGCCATCCTCCTTTACTTTCATTACTCCGGCCGGGTGAATCAATACCTGCCTGGGGACGGCATTTTCCGCCCGATGGTTTTAGTCACCGGCATCGGGCTTGCCGTCAT
This window contains:
- a CDS encoding alpha/beta hydrolase, with amino-acid sequence MDSLGEGHQRTLPLDRNRELLKTAREEIYKTVGDVSLPVYIWEPEADKAPPYPKSVAAFFFSSGWDNGQIAQFAPHCVYFASRGMMTMAFDYRIANRNKGGPLEAIADARSAIRWIRLNAVELGINPGKIVGVGGSGGAHAITSAALLSGFDDPADILDSSPAPNALVLFNPVLDTSKKGFGLDRFPDAGVAKDANLIRAIRPGLPPMLIMHGTADRVVPFGGTYEFARKASKKKNFCRLIEFEGQGHGFFNFNLSFEMYEATLMAMDEFFVELGFLEPDPDAGLGRAE
- a CDS encoding permease; the protein is MILAALPEPSRFGDVLMAFLSILFEGAPYIMIGTLLSGLIDAFLPAKLLDRVLPRNKVLSTLIAGFLGLIFPVCECAVVPVIRRLVKKGLPLSCALSYMLAAPIMNPIVAVSTLTAFKEFEKITGFSTLGNASMTIARLSLGYLVAVIVGLVVLRFKPAQLLKPSIANSIEPSGDDASAGHSHAPKSSFNGKLVHAFRTAMGDFLDTGMYFTIGVIITSVFNTQVDQSILDNVAKNGLLAIPSIMGLAFILSLCSTSDAFIAAPMAAFSMGAKLAFLVFGPMMDIKLMFMYAAVFKRRMVIAMLLGTALLIAVLAEPWTALVQLLQNTPSKP